One Mya arenaria isolate MELC-2E11 chromosome 7, ASM2691426v1 genomic window carries:
- the LOC128240916 gene encoding uncharacterized protein LOC128240916 encodes MAYIYFQNMDRITQDSTEIRKVGLQMTGLLTTISVGGITQEKLKMLNELNEDITKKTESIVNEASRMDQALKDSREKIKSLRKDLQASSKNYFECQTANKKIRKDLEESQASYSNMQEELNRSQTTLDQMFSEDSFCCSTPVNEEGTGGACDDTCKEGTGGARGDTCKEGTGGARGDTCKEGTGGACGDTCEEGTGGARGDTCKEGTGGARGDTCKEGTGGACGDTCEEGTDGAYGDTCTNIKKTD; translated from the coding sequence ATGGCATATATCTACTTTCAGAACATGGATAGAATTACACAAGACAGTACTGAAATTAGAAAGGTAGGCCTGCAGATGACAGGCCTCCTCACAACCATATCTGTTGGCGGCATAACGcaagaaaaacttaaaatgcTGAATGAATTAAATGAAGACATCACTAAAAAAACTGAGAGCATTGTGAACGAGGCTAGCAGAATGGACCAAGCTTTAAAGGACAGTCGTGAAAAAATAAAGAGTCTTAGGAAGGATCTGCAAGCTTCATCGAAGAACTACTTTGAGTGTCAAACAGCAAATAAAAAGATCCGAAAAGACCTGGAAGAAAGTCAGGCATCTTACTCCAATATGCAAGAAGAATTGAACCGGAGCCAAACCACTTTGGATCAGATGTTCAGTGAAGACTCTTTCTGCTGCAGCACACCAGTCAATGAAGAGGGAACTGGTGGTGCTTGTGACGACACCTGCAAAGAGGGAACTGGTGGTGCTCGTGGCGACACCTGCAAAGAGGGAACTGGTGGTGCTCGTGGCGACACCTGCAAAGAGGGAACTGGTGGTGCTTGTGGGGACACCTGCGAAGAGGGAACTGGTGGTGCTCGTGGCGACACCTGCAAAGAGGGAACTGGTGGTGCTCGTGGCGACACCTGCAAAGAGGGAACTGGTGGTGCTTGTGGGGACACCTGCGAAGAGGGAACTGATGGTGCTTATGGCGACACCTGCACCAATATCAAGAAGACAGATTGA